Genomic DNA from Filimonas effusa:
GGTATTGCACAGGTCCTGAACGAGTTATTCGGAAAAACAGTGCTTCCCATCGGCGCAGGCAAACAGGCACAACACTAGTTCCTCGTTATACAACTGAAATAAAGAGAGGCCGTATCAAAAACAGATACGGCCTCTCTTTATTCCGGCCACAGCCGGAAGAATATCATCTCGCATTACCCATACAAAGGCTGGTACATCAGATGTAGTACAAACTTTACACTTTGAATCGTAAGAGAAGGATATTTTTTCCGGTAGTAGTCGGTCATATCCTGGCTGAGTATCATCTCGTTCGACCGGAGCGCATCATAATCCAGGTCCAGCGACACATTATTCTCCAGGGTGATGAAAACCTTCTTCTTCGCTTTATCTAGCTTGAATTTCCCCTGAACATTCACGACATCTTTCTCCGTCTTTCTGGTTTGCCCATATATGATACTATCCACCTGGAAAGTAACATACATATACATTCCATGCGTTTCCCTGAAATCTTTCAGGATCGCCTTCTTTGTTTCCGCGTCCGGGGCCTCTACCACCAGCATCTTCGCTATCGCTTCCTCAAAACTTGGAGCAGCATAAGCAACCGGGTATATTTTCCAGTTATCCGCAAAACCTCTTACAGATGTAGTAACGTCACTGGCCGCACCACTCCTGTTCTTTAACCGTATAACAACAGTTCCCGGTTTATGCCCGTATATGATCAGTTTATTGTCTTCTATTTTAGCGGTAGCGACAGCCTCATTCAACGACTGCACAGAATATCCCTCATGATTCACGATAAAAAGAAGGGTATCTGTCTTCTCCATAAAAACACCCACATGGTCGCGTTCAAATGGCTTGGGAGCTGCTGTTGTTTCATTCTTACTGCAGGCGCCTATGCAAAGCACAGACAATACAATTCCGGAAAGGGCGAAAATTTGCTTCATATGGAAATGCGTTGCCCACTGAATGAAAGGCAACGATCAAATATATAAATATATTCTAATAAAAACCGGAGCAGTATTCAGGGCGTCGTCATCTGCCTGCATCTGTTCGCTGATGATCCGCCGCGCACACTCCGGTATAACCCGGTAACCTCGTTTTGCCAGCGCCTCCAGCAACGTGGTTTTACCAGCGCCCAAGCCGCCGCTTACTACATAAAAACGATCCCTCAAATTCATTACTGATGAAGATATGGCCCGTTACCGGTAAACATCGTCCGGCTCCCGCACGAAGAAAACCAGCGGAAAGCAACTAAAGCAACGATGCCAGGTGACGAAGAGCCCGGTTGGCATAATAAACCTGGATGGCATAACTGTCATTTTCCGGCGGGCTGCCGGGCTGAGATCTATCGACAGGTATTTTTTCCTCCAGCACAACGGTATCGCCTTGTGCAACGGAAAGATAGGCAAACAATGCAGTAATACCCATCTCAGGCACAGGGGTCGCATACCCGGTGATACCAATGGCATATTCACTCAGGAAATGCGCGTTACATTCAACAGCCATCTGGTTCGAGACAAGCTGCCCAACACAATTACATTCAAGCGCGCTAATGGGCTCTACTTTCAGATGACGCGTTTTCTGGCCGCTGTTATAAACAGTGATCCCACCCTGGAAAAAACGCGAAGCCTCCTGCGCCAGCGACAACGCAGCCTGGAGATGTCCCGATGTAACACTTTCAGCAACGGAAAGCGACATCCTGTTCTTTATCAAAACCGTCTTGATACGTTCTATCGATGCCAGATCATATTCGTTTTTCATAACAAGCTCATTTAAACCGCCTATCCTATTATGCGAATTCCGGGCCATCCCGCTGAACAACCGCATAAATCTGGCTTTTGTTTTGTACCTGCCATAATATGGATCTGCTTTATTACCTGTTCGGCGAAGGCCGCGATCTAAACGTCTTGCAAATGAGTATGCGCTCATTGATGGCATTCCTGGTAACGCTTGTGTTGATCAGGGTAGCAGGAATACGCACTTTTGGAAAACGATCGGCTTTCGACAATGTGGTCACCATTATGCTCGGTGCCATTCTTAGCCGTATAGTAGTAGGTGCCTCTCCCGTTTTACCTACAATAGCAGCCTCTGCAGTACTTGTACTCATCCATAGGCTCCTTGGCAGGATTGCCTACCAGCACTCGGCATTCAGCAAACTGCTGAAAAGCGAAGCAGTATGCCTGTTCAGGGATGGAGCTCCCCTCCACGATAATATGAAACAAACCGCCATCAGCTTACACGACATGGAAGAAGCCGTAAGAACCCAGCTGCATCAGGATAACTTTGAAGGAGTAAAGGAAATGTACATTGAACGAACCGGCTCCATTAGTATTATAACCACTTAAATATACCCATTAGCATTATAACCACCTGAATATAAACTCCCTGCTGCAATAAAAAAGGCCCGTCGATGAAGTGGCCCCGGAATGCTATACACATTTTGGGATCAATGCACAACGCCAGCCCTTTTTTGA
This window encodes:
- a CDS encoding AAA family ATPase, whose protein sequence is MNLRDRFYVVSGGLGAGKTTLLEALAKRGYRVIPECARRIISEQMQADDDALNTAPVFIRIYLYI
- a CDS encoding CinA family protein; its protein translation is MKNEYDLASIERIKTVLIKNRMSLSVAESVTSGHLQAALSLAQEASRFFQGGITVYNSGQKTRHLKVEPISALECNCVGQLVSNQMAVECNAHFLSEYAIGITGYATPVPEMGITALFAYLSVAQGDTVVLEEKIPVDRSQPGSPPENDSYAIQVYYANRALRHLASLL
- a CDS encoding DUF421 domain-containing protein; this encodes MDLLYYLFGEGRDLNVLQMSMRSLMAFLVTLVLIRVAGIRTFGKRSAFDNVVTIMLGAILSRIVVGASPVLPTIAASAVLVLIHRLLGRIAYQHSAFSKLLKSEAVCLFRDGAPLHDNMKQTAISLHDMEEAVRTQLHQDNFEGVKEMYIERTGSISIITT